One stretch of Deltaproteobacteria bacterium DNA includes these proteins:
- a CDS encoding ABC transporter substrate-binding protein: protein MKKIFSKGFHLIVIFFLAISMNLVLFAAPGLTDTTLRVMSAGDLKILDPIFTTNSVTISHGYLIYDTLFAMNSKWEPKPQMVDTWSMSPDGMKYTFTLRKGMKWHDGTPVTAKDAVASLKRWGRKGVDARAMRKRIESIAVKDELTFELNFKEKFGPVLMTLANPVIPGFIMREKDALTSYKKQIKETIGSGPFVFAKDKWVPGSKIVYKKFDGYVPRSEPADGYSGGKVVKVDRMEVCVIPDANTAVQALIAGEIDIMEKVPYDILSMIKKAGGIELRVTNPLGILGQLRMNTLHPPFSNVKARKALLMMVDQNEFMTIAVGNYPEYKKV, encoded by the coding sequence ATGAAAAAAATTTTTTCAAAAGGGTTCCATTTAATTGTAATCTTCTTTTTAGCAATCTCAATGAACCTGGTTCTTTTCGCCGCACCTGGGCTCACAGATACCACGCTCCGAGTTATGTCAGCTGGAGACTTAAAAATCCTGGACCCCATTTTTACTACAAACTCGGTCACGATATCACACGGTTATTTGATTTATGATACCTTGTTTGCAATGAACAGCAAGTGGGAGCCGAAACCCCAGATGGTTGATACATGGTCCATGAGCCCGGATGGCATGAAGTATACCTTTACGCTCCGTAAAGGCATGAAATGGCATGATGGAACGCCCGTGACAGCCAAAGATGCTGTCGCGTCACTGAAACGCTGGGGAAGGAAAGGGGTTGACGCTAGGGCGATGAGGAAACGGATCGAATCAATCGCCGTCAAAGATGAATTGACCTTTGAGCTTAACTTTAAAGAGAAATTCGGGCCGGTGCTCATGACCTTGGCGAACCCGGTTATACCAGGATTCATTATGCGCGAAAAAGACGCGCTGACCTCTTATAAAAAGCAGATCAAGGAAACGATCGGGTCCGGTCCTTTTGTTTTTGCAAAAGATAAGTGGGTTCCGGGGAGTAAAATCGTTTATAAAAAATTTGACGGGTATGTGCCTCGAAGTGAACCTGCCGACGGTTATTCCGGCGGAAAGGTCGTAAAGGTTGACCGTATGGAAGTATGCGTCATTCCTGACGCTAATACTGCTGTACAAGCCCTTATTGCCGGAGAAATCGATATCATGGAAAAAGTGCCTTATGATATATTGTCTATGATAAAAAAAGCCGGTGGGATAGAGCTTCGAGTCACTAACCCATTGGGGATATTAGGTCAGCTTCGGATGAATACTTTACATCCCCCGTTTAGTAATGTGAAGGCGCGAAAGGCGCTGTTGATGATGGTTGATCAGAATGAGTTCATGACAATAGCCGTCGGTAACTACCCTGAATACAAAAAGGT